In one Acipenser ruthenus chromosome 10, fAciRut3.2 maternal haplotype, whole genome shotgun sequence genomic region, the following are encoded:
- the LOC117411243 gene encoding artemin-like has protein sequence MLLILASLMIIVVGGSPGEGWSPETSPVTEGSPGEAGKELGEVADWPSPDHLEMNELEDSSALPLQSSLDNLLSEPSLPEVSEDHQNRWERSAPGSGQQKGSKKGRRKSKPSSSGDCKIRTLHVRVQDLGLGYDSEELVLFKYCAGSCQLARSNHDVTLSTLLQKKIIHGGRGEEKISSHPCCRPTRYEPITFMDIQNRWKAVEKLSAAECSCLG, from the exons ATGCTGTTAATCCTGGCCTCTCTGATGATAATTGTGGTCGGGGGGTCTCCCGGGGAGGGCTGGAGCCCCGAGACGAGCCCTGTGACAGAGGGGAGCCCAGGTGAGGCTGGCAAGGAGCTGGGCGAGGTGGCAGACTGGCCCTCCCCGGACCATCTGGAGATGAATGAGTTGGAGGACAGCAGTGCACTCCCCCTCCAGTCCTCCTTGGACAACCTGTTAT CGGAGCCCTCTCTCCCTGAAGTTTCTGAGGACCATCAAAACCGATGGGAGCGCTCTGCACCAGGCTCCGGACAACAGAAAGGGTCCAAGAAGGGACGGAGAAAAAGCAAGCCTTCATCCAGTGGGGACTGCAAGATACGGACCCTACACGTCCGGGTTCAAGACCTGGGGCTAGGCTATGATTCAGAAGAGCTTGTGCTCTTCAAGTACTGCGCCGGGTCCTGCCAGCTCGCCCGCTCGAACCATGATGTGACTCTTAGTACACTGCTTCAGAAGAAGATCATCCATGGGGGCCGGGGCGAGGAAAAGATCAGTTCTCATCCTTGCTGCCGCCCAACCCGGTATGAGCCCATCACATTCATGGACATCCAGAACAGATGGAAGGCTGTGGAGAAGCTCTCGGCTGCAGAGTGCAGCTGCTTGGGTTGA
- the LOC117411238 gene encoding prostaglandin E2 receptor EP4 subtype — translation MFFVYCDPNARVSNAVSTYSRSFFINCFQSRFLNMRMLPIMNSTDLDSLFQVPSTNTSSLSMRLESKTVATSATMFAVGVLGNVIAIVVLCTSKKEQKETTFYSLVCGMAITDLLGTCFTSPVVIATYVINQWPGGDLLCQFFSFSMLFFGSAGMSILCAMAVERYLAINHAYFYSHYVDRAMAKVVLMAVYLSNAVLCAMPSFGFGKHVRHFPGTWCFLDWRASDTLSASYSYLYAGFMVFLIAVTVLCNLAVCGSLVRMSQRARLVRAEVSAQGSSRRGRRFPRLPSVASATEVQMFWLLIFMTIVFLICSIPLVVQIFMNQLYGPANILAGGKPDYRSDLMAIRFASFNPILDPWVYILCRKNLLIKGCERVKRTLSITREGHAHKVGWTSGPQTPPSYINSISTSYASLRCHADRDGAPKLTETRTKSFTDFTTQQTWDIDMSKANFHPFSIHQDEDVDFEKDTPVSTSPSQAKPLLRTILQKTPTPESYLGRGHSQCGAAAQQNHDRQFDIVTCTFSTPTSCMSEKSI, via the exons ATGTTTTTCGTTTACTGCGATCCAAATGCCCGGGTTTCTAATGCTGTATCCACTTACTCAAGATCCTTTTTTATAAATTGTTTTCAAAGTCGCTTTTTAAATATGAGAATGCTTCCAATCATGAATTCCACAGATCTCGACTCACTTTTTCAGGTTCCTTCTACCAACACTTCATCTCTGTCAATGCGTTTGGAGTCTAAAACCGTGGCCACTTCTGCGACCATGTTTGCAGTGGGGGTCCTGGGGAACGTCATCGCCATCGTGGTCCTCTGCACATCAAAGAAGGAACAGAAAGAAACCACTTTCTACAGTTTAGTCTGCGGAATGGCCATCACGGACCTCCTGGGGACCTGCTTCACCAGTCCTGTAGTCATCGCTACATATGTGATTAATCAGTGGCCCGGAGGAGACTTGTTGTGCCAGTTCTTTTCGTTTTCCATGCTGTTCTTCGGCTCTGCTGGCATGTCTATTCTCTGCGCAATGGCTGTCGAGAGGTACCTAGCCATAAACCATGCCTACTTTTACTCCCACTACGTGGACAGAGCTATGGCTAAAGTGGTGCTGATGGCCGTCTATTTATCCAACGCGGTTCTGTGCGCCATGCCAAGCTTCGGTTTCGGGAAACATGTAAGGCACTTTCCAGGCACCTGGTGCTTTTTGGACTGGAGGGCGTCGGATACCCTTTCTGCCTCCTATTCTTATTTGTACGCGGGATTCATGGTGTTCCTGATagctgtgactgtgctgtgtaaCCTGGCTGTCTGCGGCTCGCTGGTGCGTATGAGCCAGAGAGCACGGCTGGTGAGAGCAGAGGTATCTGCACAAGGCAGTTCAAGACGCGGGCGCAGGTTTCCCCGGCTCCCCTCAGTTGCTTCAGCCACAGAAGTCCAAATGTTTTGGCTGCTTATTTTTATGACTATCGTTTTCCTGATCTGTTCTATCCCTTTGGTG GTGCAGATATTTATGAACCAGCTCTACGGACCTGCAAACATCTTAGCTGGGGGAAAGCCTGATTACCGCAGCGATCTCATGGCAATCCGGTTCGCCTCCTTCAACCCCATCCTGGACCCCTGGGTTTACATCCTGTGCCGGAAGAACCTGCTGATTAAGGGGTGTGAGCGGGTGAAGCGTACATTGAGCATCACCAGGGAAGGCCATGCTCACAAGGTGGGCTGGACAAGCGGGCCGCAAACACCCCCTTCATACATCAACAGCATCAGCACCAGCTACGCCTCCCTGCGGTGCCACGCTGACAGAGACGGCGCCCCGAAACTGACCGAAACTAGGACAAAATCTTTCACCGACTTCACCACTCAGCAGACCTGGGATATAGACATGTCCAAGGCGAACTTTCATCCCTTTAGCATCCACCAGGATGAGGATGTGGATTTTGAGAAAGATACACCTGTCTCAACCAGTCCATCACAGGCTAAACCCCTCCTGCGCACCATCCTCCAGAAGACCCCCACCCCCGAGAGCTACCTAGGCAGGGGCCACTCGCAGTGTGGCGCAGCGGCACAGCAGAACCACGACAGACAGTTTGACATTGTCACCTGCACTTTCAGCACGCCCACCTCATGCATGTCTGAAAAATCTATTTGA